The genome window CCTTTTCAAAAAAGCATCTACGAGAAGCCCTCTAGAATGCCCTTTTACACACAAACAAATTGCAGCAACAGACTCTTGGAGCTGTTTGGAAAGACAATACTCTGAATCCAAATTGGTGTTCCACAGTGTAAAGCAGTAACAGCCATGGCTTTCAAGAAGACAGTTCATCCAAGCAAGTCCATTGCAAAGCTCCCATTATGAACTAATTAGCTCAGATGACTTGGAATACAAAGGTCTCACACTTTGATCCCAAACATGTGGTCAGGAAACCCCAGTGATTTCAACAAACTTCAAAGCAACATCATTGAAAGATCTGGGTGTCCAACTAACTGCTCTAATTTAACAGACTAgagatgcaatcctaaacatattgACAAGGGAGTAAATCCCTTTGGATTCAGTGAAACCTTCTACACACGCTCTGGACTGCATTGGTAGGCCATTTAATGGCACTGTTATCAGCATTTCTTCCAAATGAGAGTGCTTTGAATCATATGGCTTTCTTTAATTTAAAGATTTCCTTCTTTGAGGGTCAGCTTGGACTTCTGCGGTCCATGATGTGCTCAATTCAGGACAATGCTACTGACTAGGAaatcattcctgctgggtgtggtgctgtttacttccaagtaaatggcCAGTTTACATCTTTGACCTTCTGTGGTATACTTTGGCAGGAAGAGTTTTCTTTGGATTCACTCTAGTCATTGTTAAAAGTTGCAAGTATTTGAAGCACAGGCAGCTCTTTGTCAGCTGGTGGCAGATGAAGACAATTTACAAACACATTCCTAGACTGGGGGTGCTCTTCAAATAGGCACCATTAATATACATTTAATGTACTTTTTCTCAGAAAGCATCTTCATTGATTTTAAAGTAGGCCCAACTGGATGAAGGACAAGTGCAACCCTACTCACACTTTGCTGAGAataaactaggattgccaacctccaggtcagacctggagatctcctggaatcccAACTGTTCCTCAGACAACAAAAATCAGCTTCCCTAGAGAatatggcagctttgaagggagGGCCatatggcactgtaccctgctgcctccccgccccccaccctcaTAATTTTCCAACCCTAGAGTTGGCAGCTGCAGCCCCACTGAACAGACTTGAGTAGGAGTTTGAAGATTGTTCCCTTGATCCCTATCTGGGGCCCGGGCCTGGTGTCTTGAACAGAGAGTGTGGGTTCAGGGCCTTGCTCAGGCATTCGAACCCAGGAGGCAGCTTTCCACAGCCACGGTGAGTTCACTTGCTCGGGAATGAGGCCCACTGACCTCCCAGCCAGTCCCTTTCTGTCACCCTCAGCCTCTTAGCTCAGCTGTGAAATGGGAAGGTGAATGCCCCTTTCACCAGATCCCGAGGAGGATGCCTGGGAGAAGGAAGCTGGGCTCGGACGCGGGCAGCCCGAGGCTCTCTCCAGGCAGCCCCTTTGCCCATCCATTCCCCGGCGACGGACCCTTACTGCCCAGGGAAGCTCAGGCTGGTACCGATCCACTGGccgctcccccgccccgccccgccccgccccgccgcaGGGCTCACCGCGCCGTCGGAGCAGCTGGAGGAGGGGCTGGCGGGCTGGGAGCCGGGGCCAGGCGGGCGGCGGGCGTGGCGGCGCAGCAGCTGCTGGAGGCGCTGGATGTGGCGGATGGCGCTGCGCAGGATCTCGACCTTGGGCAGGCGCTGGGCCGGGCTGGCGGCGGTGCAGCGCTTGAGCGCCTCGAAGGCCTGGTTGACCCTCTTCAGGCGGCGCCGCTCGCGCAGCGTGGCCGCCTTGCGCCGCTCGCCGACGCTCGAGTGCTTCTGACAGGCTCGGCAAGCCCAGCGCAGGCAGCGGCCGCCTTGTTGGGGCGCCCGGACGTGCGGCTCGGCGTCGGCCAAGGGGGCCCGGCGAGGCTCCTCGGCGGAAGGCCGGCTGCGGCAGCCCTCGGGCAAGGAGACGGCCGACGGTGCCTCCATCCCGCCTGCTCGCGGGGCGTCAGCGGGACCTTGAGAATCCCTGTCCTCTCCGCCCCCAGGAACCGGCTGCCGGCTACCGGTGCCTCTGGGCAGCCCGGCCCCGGGGCGGAGGTGCCGTCTGGGCCGAGCCCCCGGCCGTTCCCACGCTGACTGTCCGCCGCAGACAGGGCTGCCTGAGGCTCCGCTGGGGCCGCCGCGGCCTTTTGAAAGGCCAggacggggcggggtgggggtgggggtgggggtggggggctcaatTAGTAACACTTCGGAGAGGGCGggggccggagggagggagggagggaggggaggggaggggaggaggccccGCAGAAGACTGCACCTCACCTGGAGGCGGCTGCGGGCCATCGAGGCCAGCCAGGCGGGCTGGGGCTGAGCAGCCTGTTCTTTGGAAGGGCCGGGGCGCCCTGCATGAGCGTCTGCATGGCCCGTTGCTTGCCCAGGGGACTTTGCTCCCGGCACATGCCCACCTGTGAGAGCCATCCTGCTTCAGTCGTTCAGAGCGGCCGGCTCTactcaggagaaccaggttcgattctccactcctccacgtgacgCCTGTTGCGGCCTGATTTCGGGCTAGTCACCTACTAACAGTGGCCACCaccctccgaatgtctcttgccttgaaaacccgacggGTTgaaagaagtgagctgtgacttgacggcattttCTGCTGCCACCTTTGTTCTCTAGCACTAGTTGCACCCCCAGTGCCCTCCTGCCTCAATCCTGATCGCTGGGCCTTTCGGACCCGTGGCGCTTCAGGGCTCCCAGCAGGGTGGCCGCGTCTGAGCAGGAGACCATGGACGGTTCGTCGTGGAGCCTGCTGGACGCCGCCCTCTGAAGCACTTGCAGATCTGGTGGATTTCAGTGCAGGTGGCAGCCCACCGACGGGACCTGGCGCTATAGGTGGGCTCTTCTGACACAAAAacgaccggggggtgggggttgaaaatGTGGAGTGAACCCTTTTCCGTTTTTTCCCGCATCTGGAGGACTCTTGCTAGGGACGACGCTGCCCAGCCCTGAGAAGCTGATTTCGAGCCTGAGCCCAGAGACAAAGCGGCCCCCTTCGGCAGGCCCTCGCCGTCTCCCGGGCCTCTGGGGTGTCAGCTTGCCAGGGGGggtcagaggaggaggaagtgctGGATTCGCACCGTTACAGATGCGATCCAGCTGCCGGCCGccagcctcctccctcccccctcgccGCGCCACCCCAATGAACAACTTCGAGCCCGGCCAGCTCCCCAGAGGCCCAGTTAAGCGCTTGGATTGCGGGGAGGGGCCTTCACAGCGCTGGTAATGCACTGGCATttagcagacaccccccccccccgcaacccccaccacccccaccaggCAAGGCCTTGCGAGAAAATCCCCGGCCCTCTGTGGGGAGGCCAGCCACCCTCCGACTTCCAGCTGCGTCTGCCTTTGGAGGGacgaaaagaaagaaacagatcgGAGTGGTGAAAACGCCCAGCGCCCGCCGGCCTGGAGTAGTGGTTGGGAGGGCGGACCAGCTTCTGGGAGccccagattcaaatcttcacCTCCACAAggaaagcttgttgggtgaccttgggtcagcaaCACACTCTCTCAGGCCTAGCCTACTTCGCCAGGTTGTTGTAAGAAGGAAGGGCAAATGAGGTACAGGGCCTGAGCTGCCTTCtgaggaaaagtgggataaaacttaaagtatgaaaacaaaacaaagcagtaaCAAATACAAGTTGTGAAACTCAACGAATACCAAAACAACAACAGCTCTTGGAGCTTTGAGGCCCAAGTCAAAAGACCCTCCAGCCCCAGCACCCCCTCCCTGCCATTGATTAACAGGGGTCAACCACTTTACTGTTACATGTGTGTCTGCATgtggccaagtcacagctgatttatggtgaccccgtggAGTTGTCAAGGTGACACTTTCATCCCTTTCCCTAGAGGGTAGTCCTAAGGAAAaccttcatttttaaattttgacGCCCAAAGAgctgaggaagaaaagaaggcatTTCAGGCCCTTGCCTGCATCATGTGTGGACGAATGGTGGGCCTCTACCACTGAAGGGAgtgaactgtggctcagtggtagaggatTGGCTTAGCAATGCAGAAAGTCTCAAGTTCAGTCCCCAATATCTCCTGTTTAAAAAGGATCCAGTGATGTGAAAGGCCCCTGCCTCTAGAGCTggccttgatgaaccaatggtttGGCCCCATCTAAGGCAGGTTCAGGTGGAGAAATGATGCAGAGTGCAACTTAATCTAGACTGTGGCAGGTCCCTAACATGGTTGGCCATGTGTCAGTTTTTCTTCAACAGGTCATTCAGGTGactaaaaaaggagagaaaaaagaggaaggtTTGTAAATGCATGTCCATGGGTGCAGTGAAGATCCAAGAGTATGAAAACAGTGAAGCATTGCATTAAATTAACTAACCCAGGATGAAAGGAAATTATGCCATTGATCTGAATGTAGCTGAGTATTAATTACACCCAAAGCAGGAACTGtattggaatatactgccacaggaggcagtgatggcctctaacctggatagtgGGGGCCCTCCGGGGTTGAGCGGTTTatcaaatgatgatgatgatgatgatgatgataataataataataataatagtaatagtaataatagtaataatagtaataatagtaataatacaacatagctttaaaaggggcttggacagatttatggaggagaagtccatttatggctaccaatcttgatcatctttgatctcagattgcaaatgccttagcagaccaggtgctcgggagcagcagcagcagaaggccattgctctcacatcctgcatgtgagctcccaaggtgggccactgcgagtagcagagtgctggactagatggactctggtctgatccagcagtctctttcttatgttcttatgttctatacaTAGCATTTGGACTgcaattctttctttctcttttcttctttaaacatTCGAAACTCTAGCCTGTGGATGATATGGaccaatgaaaaaaaatatttgggtaAAATCACAGAGGTGCCTTGAGTTTTAGAGGATCTTCATTTTAGCGAAGACAAGTTTCTCCCAAttgaaacagtaaaaaaaacccaaacaaaactatttttaaagtcACTCTGGATTTATTCCCGAATTAGGATGCTGATTCGAGTTGATACATTTCCAGAATTATGCCCTCTACAAGGGCAGCTCCCATTAAAAGGCCACTAGGCCAGCATTGGTTCAGTTGCTTCTCCAGAGCTCAGTTGCCGTTCATGGATGGATGAAGAAAGAAGGGATTCACATTCCAAAGCACAGTCATCTAAACCACTACAGCACTCCGCATTCCCACCCCAGCCTCTACCCCATTTCAGAACTGGTTGGCTGTAGTGGGGCTTCCTCTGGGAAATACATGATGCCCTCTTCT of Sphaerodactylus townsendi isolate TG3544 linkage group LG06, MPM_Stown_v2.3, whole genome shotgun sequence contains these proteins:
- the LOC125435706 gene encoding myogenic factor 5-like isoform X1 → MALTGGHVPGAKSPGQATGHADAHAGRPGPSKEQAAQPQPAWLASMARSRLQVRCSLLRGLLPSPPLPPSLPPAPALSEVLLIEPPTPTPTPTPPRPGLSKGRGGPSGASGSPVCGGQSAWERPGARPRRHLRPGAGLPRGTGSRQPVPGGGEDRDSQGPADAPRAGGMEAPSAVSLPEGCRSRPSAEEPRRAPLADAEPHVRAPQQGGRCLRWACRACQKHSSVGERRKAATLRERRRLKRVNQAFEALKRCTAASPAQRLPKVEILRSAIRHIQRLQQLLRRHARRPPGPGSQPASPSSSCSDGAAESSSPMWSRRNSSFDNAYCSDFHNAYSSDASMALSSLDCLSSIVDRISSSAQPGLLLQDVASLSPSASPESHPDTPETPHSRLIYHVL
- the LOC125435706 gene encoding translation initiation factor IF-2-like isoform X2, which gives rise to MALTGGHVPGAKSPGQATGHADAHAGRPGPSKEQAAQPQPAWLASMARSRLQVRCSLLRGLLPSPPLPPSLPPAPALSEVLLIEPPTPTPTPTPPRPGLSKGRGGPSGASGSPVCGGQSAWERPGARPRRHLRPGAGLPRGTGSRQPVPGGGEDRDSQGPADAPRAGGMEAPSAVSLPEGCRSRPSAEEPRRAPLADAEPHVRAPQQGGRCLRWACRACQKHSSVGERRKAATLRERRRLKRVNQAFEALKRCTAASPAQRLPKVEILRSAIRHIQRLQQLLRRHARRPPGPGSQPASPSSSCSDGAPIPRMQAWLCPAWIVCLA